Proteins encoded in a region of the Falco rusticolus isolate bFalRus1 chromosome 12, bFalRus1.pri, whole genome shotgun sequence genome:
- the LOC119156334 gene encoding transmembrane protein 121-like, with product MVPPPPVSKPHVCLFTVLIMTSLVLMDAYLVEQSQGSRKLGICVMVAVGDVCFLLVLRYVAIWVGAEVKTAKRGYAMILWFLYVFVLEIKVYFVYQNYKADRKSLDLIARKALTLLLSICIPALYVLLVATEHMEYVRTFKKKEDLRNRLFWVIVDMLDVLDIQANLWEPQKKGLPLWAEGIMFFYCYILLLVLPCVSLCEISMQGIGIMPHRMMLYPMLSMLTVNITTIFIRGSNMVFFRDARVSSIFMGKNMLAIGLKVCTFVQYQRHRHHTPPGPDLALPHGTQAQPSPGVHKSQDQPACPEELAQDNR from the coding sequence ATGGTTCCCCCACCACCTGTCAGCAAGCCTCACGTGTGCCTCTTCACTGTGCTCATCATGACCAGCCTTGTCCTCATGGATGCCTACCTggtggagcagagccagggctccAGGAAGCTGGGCATCTGTGTCATGGTGGCAGTGGGTGACGTGTGCTTCCTGCTGGTGCTCCGCTATGTGGCTATCTGGGTCGGGGCGGAGGTAAAGACAGCTAAGCGGGGCTATGCCATGATCCTCTGGTTCCTGTATGTCTTCGTTCTGGAGATCAAAGTCTACTTTGTGTACCAGAACTATAAAGCTGACCGGAAAAGCCTGGATCTCATAGCTCGCAAAGCGCTGACCTTGCTGCTCTCCATCTGCATCCCAGCCCTCTACGTGTTGTTGGTGGCCACAGAGCACATGGAGTACGTCAGGACAttcaagaagaaagaagatcTCCGCAACCGTCTCTTCTGGGTCATTGTGGACATGCTGGATGTGCTGGACATCCAGGCCAACCTATGGGAGCCCCAGAAGAAGGGGCTGCCGCTCTGGGCTGAGGGCATCATGTTCTTCTACTGCTACATCTTGCTCCTGGTCCTCCCTTGTGTGTCCCTCTGTGAGATCAGCATGCAAGGGATCGGCATCATGCCGCACAGGATGATGCTGTACCCCATGCTGAGCATGCTCACTGTCAACATCACCACCATCTTCATACGAGGCAGCAACATGGTCTTCTTCAGGGATGCCCGGGTCTCCAGCATCTTCATGGGCAAGAACATGCTGGCCATCGGGCTGAAGGTCTGTACATTTGTGCAGTACCAGCGGCACCGGCACCACACGCCCCCGGGGCCAGACCTGGCCTTGCCACATGGCACCCAGGCCCAGCCCTCACCAGGGGTGCACAAGTCCCAGgaccagcctgcctgccctgaggAGCTGGCCCAGGACAACAGGTGA